One genomic window of Pelecanus crispus isolate bPelCri1 chromosome 18, bPelCri1.pri, whole genome shotgun sequence includes the following:
- the LOC104031195 gene encoding keratin, type I cytoskeletal 19: MASYSFRRTTSSVAGGAGGSRGGFGGGFFRAPSIHGGSGGRGVSVSSARFVSSGLGSGLGGGYGSFSSSFSGGYGGGLVSGDGLLSGNEKATMQSLNERLASYLDKVRALEEANSDLETKIRDWYQKQGPGPARDYSSYYKTIEDLRDKILDATIDNSKIVLQIDNARLAADDFKTKFETEQALRMSVEADINGLRRVLDELTLARTDLELQIETLKEELAYLKKNHEEEMSSLGGQVAGQVSVELDSAPGIDLSKILADMRDQYEHMAEKNRKDAEAWFHSKTDELNREVAVNTEQLQSSKSEVTDLRRTLQGLEIELQSQLSMKATLESTLADTEGRYGAQLAQIQGLIGSIEAQLAELRADMERQNSEYKILMDIKTRLEQEIATYQQLLEDQESQMFGSPSGTADKRDKLADGK, translated from the exons ATGGCCAGTTACAGCTTCAGGCGAACTACCTCTTCTGTGGCAGGGGGAGCTGGTGGCTCCAGGGGCGGTTTTGGTGGAGGTTTCTTTAGGGCTCCAAGCATCCATGGGGGATCTGGTGGCAGGGGtgtgtcagtctcttctgctAGATTTGTCTCTTCTGGCCTAGGAAGCGGCCTGGGTGGTGGGTATGGaagtttcagcagcagctttagTGGTGGTTATGGTGGTGGTTTGGTTAGCGGTGATGGCCTCCTctcaggaaatgaaaaggcaacTATGCAAAGCCTGAACGAACGCCTCGCATCTTACCTGGACAAAGTGCGTGCGCTGGAAGAGGCAAACTCTGATCTTGAAACTAAAATCCGAGACTGGTACCAAAAACAAGGACCAGGCCCAGCTCGGGACTACAGTTCTTATTACAAGACTATCGAAGACCTTCGAGACAAG ATCCTTGATGCCACTATCGACAACTCGAAGATTGTCTTGCAGATTGACAATGCCAGGCTGGCTGCTGATGACTTCAAAACCAA gtTTGAAACAGAGCAAGCTCTTCGCATGAGCGTGGAGGCGGACATCAATGGCCTGCGCAGGGTCCTGGATGAGCTCACCCTGGCTAGAACAGACCTGGAGCTGCAGATTGAAACCTTAAAGGAGGAGCTGGCCTACCTAAAGAAAAACCATGAGGAG GAAATGAGTTCCCTGGGAGGGCAAGTAGCTGGCCAAGTCAGTGTTGAACTGGACTCTGCTCCAGGCATTGACCTGTCCAAGATCCTCGCTGATATGAGAGACCAGTATGAACACATGGCTGAGAAGAACAGGAAGGATGCTGAGGCCTGGTTCCACAGCAAG ACGGATGAACTGAACCGTGAAGTAGCTGTCAATACTGAAcaactgcagagcagcaagTCCGAAGTCACTGACCTGAGACGCACCCTCCAAGGGCTGGAAATAGAACTTCAGTCCCAGCTCAGCATG AAAGCCACGCTGGAAAGCACCCTGGCAGACACGGAAGGGCGTTACGGTGCCCAGCTGGCGCAGATCCAGGGCCTGATTGGCAGCATCGAGGCGCAGCTGGCCGAGCTCCGAGCTGATATGGAGCGCCAGAACAGCGAATACAAGATCCTCATGGATATCAAGACTCGACTGGAGCAAGAGATCGCTACTTACCAACAACTCCTGGAAGACCAGGAGTCCCA GATGTTTGGCTCCCCTTCCGGAACTGCCG ACAAAAGAGACAAGCTGGCAGATGGAAAATAG